One genomic region from Opisthocomus hoazin isolate bOpiHoa1 chromosome Z, bOpiHoa1.hap1, whole genome shotgun sequence encodes:
- the GPBP1 gene encoding vasculin yields the protein MAQHDFAPAWLNFPTPPSSTKSSLNFEKHSENFSWAENRYEANRRRHNSSDGFDPNIGRPNGGHFGRKEKNGWRSQGRNGTESINHRGGYHGGSSRARTSTFHSGRGQGLHENNTSDNETGKKEDKEVPKQFEAEDFPSLNPEYEREPNQNKSLAAGVWDYPLNPKSRSPRMLVIKKGSTKELQISGFPVVGSLHSQPVRNGTGANVYKGLVPKPVTPPAKSTQWKSQAKENKLGNAFPHESAYGVGNFSPFKSTAKAFTVSQNSVKECNRSNSSSPVDKVGQPRLTKLTRMRTDKKSEFLKALKRDRVEEEHEAENNSGQEKDDESFNLHNSNSPHHERDINRNFENEIPQENGNASVTSQQITRSSAFPQADVLSSSLEAEHRLLKEMGWQEDSENDETCAPLTEDEMREFRVISEQLQKNGLRKNGILKNGLICDFKFSPWKNSTFKPALDNEDSETSSSDTSDDDDV from the exons ATGGCGCAGCATGACTTTGCTCCAGCCTGGCTTAATTTTCCTACTCCACCATCATCAACAAAG TCATCACTGAACTTTGAGAAACATTCTGAAAATTTTTCATGGGCAGAGAATCGTTATGAAGCAAATCGCAGAAGACACAACTCTTCAGATGGGTTTGATCCTAACATTGGGCGGCCTAATGGAG gGCACtttgggagaaaagaaaagaatggtTGGCGTTCACAAGGCAGAAATGGTACAGAAAGTATAAACCATCGTGGGGGATACCATGGTGGAAGTTCCCGCGCTCGTACCAGCACTTTCCACAGTGGAAGAGGCCAAGGACTGCATGAAAACAATACATCTGATAATGAAACtgggaaaaaggaagacaaagaagTACCCAAACAGTTTGAGGCTGAGGATTTT CCATCTTTGAACCCTGAATATGAGAGGGAACCAAACCAGAATAAATCTTTAGCTGCAGGTGTGTGGG actaCCCTTTGAATCCTAAATCTAGATCTCCGAGAATGCTGGTCATTAAAAAGGGCAGTACAAAAGAACTGCAGATATCTGGATTCCCTGTAGTAGGAAGTCTTCATTCGCAGCCAGTAAGGAATGGAACTGGTGCAAATGTTTACAAAGGATTAGTCCCTAAACCTGTCACTCCGCCTGCAAAA TCTACACAGTGGAAAagccaagcaaaagaaaataaacttgggAATGCATTTCCTCATGAATCTGCATATGGTGTTGGCAATTTCAGTCCTTTCAAATCAACTGCCAAGGCATTTACTGTATCACAAAATTCAGTGAAAGAG TGTAATCGGTCAAATTCTTCATCCCCTGTTGACAAAGTTGGTCAGCCTCGATTAACAAAATTGACAAGAATGCGGACTGATAAGAAGAGTGAATTTTTGAAAGCATTGAAACGAGATAGAGTGGAAGAGGAACATGAAGCTGAGAATAATTCTGGGCAAGAGAAG GATGATGAGTCCTTTAACTTGCATAACAGCAACAGTCCTCATCATGAGAGAGATATAAACCGaaactttgaaaatgaaattccGCAGGAGAATGGCAATGCTTCAGTTACATCTCAACAGATCACCCGATCTTCAGCTTTCCCTCAGGCAGATGTTCTTTCGAGCTCGCTTGAGGCAGAGCATAG GTTGTTAAAGGAGATGGGCTGGCAGGAAGACAGTGAAAATGATGAAACATGTGCTCCACTAACAGAGGATGAGATGAGGGAGTTCCGAGTCATTAGTGAACAG ttacaaaaaaatgGCCTTCGGAAAAATGGCATTTTGAAAAATGGCCTCATCTGTGATTTTAAATTTAGTCCTTGGAAAAACAGCACTTTCAAACCTGCTCTGGATAATGAGGATTCTGAGACGAGCAGCAGTGATACATCAGATGATGATGATGTGTGA